The genome window AATAATTTACCTGTTACAGTCTGTTTCATTGGTTGAACTATTCTGTGATAAACTACAATTCCATTTATTAATGGATAGTGAACTTCTTTACAGGCTCATTGTGAGCCCGTTTTTGTTCACACAGCACCATCTAGTGGCAATGGGatgaaatacaaaaaataacaaaagattCCCTGAAGACACTTACATCTGGCTCTCGCAGACTGTTCCAGGACTTGAGCCAATACGGAGTTTCTCATGTCTGCTTCCCTGTGAAGAACATGTTTGAACATCACTTGACTGTATGAACAAAAAGTCTTCAGAGCAACACAATATGTGAAGCTGTAGTAGTCAACAACTTCAACTTGATAAAACAACACATTACCATAATAACTACTCCAATATGAGTGATTGTATAGACATTTGTGTCCTTAGGAAAATTGCataattgttgttgttttatcaAGTAGAGAGAAACACTAGTACCTGTTGGAATTAACCTATTATCAACACTGGCGGATGTGCAGTAAAACCAGGCTCTGACTAACCTTTGCTGGGCCTCTTGCTGTCCCTGTTGATCATTAGATGAATTCTGGGGAGAGAAAAGACACATGACATGTGAGTTGACAGCCAGTCTAGTGGTTCAAGATAGCCACATCAGCCAATGCATCCTGCTGTAACGACAACCTAGCAACTCTGAGCAGCATGCAGTCGTGCTGACGGCAGCACAGAATTCTGCATTCAAAGTCACAGCATCACCTTCCTTGGAATCTGCTGTCTGCATAACTAGGTGTGCATTATTTAACACAGATGCATCCTAAGAGTCAAGACAAAGGGTTAAATGGGGCTGGACCAAGTTGGCAGCTTGTTGGTACCCAGTTACAAGCCAGCCGGTTACTTGCACTAATAATGTCAACTGCAGGTGACAAATTCTCGAAATGGGCTATTGCAGTAAGATTAAATTCATCCTCGTTGTAGCAGATGGGCAAATATGACAAATCATGCGCTTTGGTAGGTTAGACGGTATCAATAAAACAGCAACTTTAAGACACTTTTAAGACACCCCGCATTTTCCCCAAAAGAATCTCAAACAGATTTGTCACAATATGAAGCACAGCCATTAGTTGGGCTATCTGCTGTCCCCACACTTCCAAGACACGTCCAGTGTTCATCTTACCGGGTCCATGGGATTCCATGCTAGACCCTATAAGGAACAACTACATTTAACAACGAGTCCTCGCACTGATAAACGTCCACAGAGTGTGAAAATGTGTAGATGCTTTTTATCCACTATGTGACTGAATGCTGCGAGCTATCATGTAACCTAAGGTAGTCGGAGAAGAAGAACGGAAGACCATCTTACAGAGACAATAGCTGAATGCAAGAAATGTAAAGATATGGTGGGCCATTATGTGGGCCTATGTTTATAGTAACGCTGACAGTGAGAGCATAACGTTACTACACAGAGCTAATGTTAGCGTTACCTTTGCCAGCTAGTTAGCAACCTGGCTAAATAAACCCAGACAGCTAGCAGCATTTCACGCAAAAAATAACACACCGTGACAATGAAGCTGTCAAAACTCGTGGATTCAAATGGATATCAGTAAAACGCTGTATTGAAATCGATATGGCTTTACAATGGAGTGGCCTATAACATGTGTTTTTCTGCCAACATGAATGAAATGTGCATTTCCATATATGGCTGGGGATATGTTAATGTTAGCTTGCTAAAGAAATAATTATCTTTACCCCATGTTTTGACTGAAGTTCAGCCATTCGTTGCCGTCGGATCGCTTCCAGTTCGTCGTCTGCCATTTTTAAGAAATATCAGATGCACTTCAGAGTAATTTATAAACAAACAGTTACTTTACAAAACAGCTTCTCTGTACAGCACGGGGATAGAAGGCTGGGCCGGGGCTGGGCACTGAGCACTAAAATCGAGGCTATACTAATCGACTACAGAAAAGGCTATCCTAGTCATGGCAATCAACTTCAGAAAAACCAAACAACGAGCTTTAACTGTCCAGTCTGCACAGTGGACCAGTTTGTATGATGTAAAATGTCTTTCACTGAGAAAATACTAATATATATGatgctctaacacacacatatgatcaGTTGGTTgtgggagtatgtgtgttttgaaCTGTGTCCACTAGGCTACATTAGTCCAACCTAAGCAATGACATAGATCAGGGATTCctaacattaggcctatttcCTACTTTGTCtaacctttacaaactgacaacaAACCCCATTAGCAGTCAGGAAACAGCATATTTATCTTTGCTCTATAAAGTCACAAATTCTTCCGACAGCAATTTTTTAATGTCTGCAGGTACTACTGCCTTTGGGGCCAGGCAAACGTAAGCCTACTGAATTGCACTTCACTTATGTTTTTGTCCCATAACtgcagttttatttttatattttgtaagAGTAGGCTATTAgcgttaaaataataataataaaaaatatggcTAGTGATGACTagcacacaaacatgttttaaaagaTAGCCTAAGGTATTCATATAATCCATTCATTCACAATATACAACTGTAGACATTATGCTGTAAAATCATGTCAAAATGTAAAAACCAACCATTTTAGTAGCACACATGTTCCATATCCCcatttctcaaaacagcaacatatGACTGACTGTTTTTTGCTGTGGAGAGTCACATGTTACAAGTCATAGacaatgtgtgtatttttttattattcaatTTCATCTTAACACATGCTGGTAAGCCTACAGTGTCAGTTACAAGTGGCCTATGAGTGGTTTTAATTTCAGCCATCCAAAGGTTTCCAGAACTTGACCATGTCAAAGTATGGTTTGGTCAATACACCCAGGAGACTTGCCTTGCGGCCTCTAGCGGCCTCTAGCTGCCTCTGTAGGTGCTGTACGAGAAGCGGCTGAGCAAAAGGGGCACATGGAATTTCTGAGAAGGATCCGTTATTGTAAAGACTATCTGCAAAAGAAAATCAGAAAAAAACAGTCTTCGGCATTCCAGAAAGGAAAGTATCatacttttttttacattttgacaAAGCCTTCTTAAATTTTGCTCTTACCTCAACATATGGGTAAAAACAAGTCTCACCCAGCCCCTTCCAGTACTGTCCTGTCTCAAAGCGCATCTTATAAACTCCAGGTATAAAAGCCTCTCTTGTTATGAGGCCTGGGCAGCGTCCATCATCATTGGTTGCCCTagaaa of Alosa alosa isolate M-15738 ecotype Scorff River chromosome 14, AALO_Geno_1.1, whole genome shotgun sequence contains these proteins:
- the uraha gene encoding 5-hydroxyisourate hydrolase, with product MTSQRLQHIKDHILAANTCTEMATPPPSPLSTHVLNTGRGVPGAGMALSLHRLDPCTETWNLLISGATNDDGRCPGLITREAFIPGVYKMRFETGQYWKGLGETCFYPYVEIVFTITDPSQKFHVPLLLSRFSYSTYRGS